The Phycisphaeraceae bacterium genome includes a window with the following:
- a CDS encoding DUF5060 domain-containing protein — translation MHAPSKVRVLMARIRQRDSLIKATRATSHALPALAIMVITLRYLAMTPNVLLAQQSPQASLIEIDPEPLPAIISLRDAQSGRHVSLSLLDLAGEPDEATWFSSRASGNLSTPDAEPLAWSWEQNASGNALEAELGLEVAQGGITEPLILELVIPELPGVEHDWLLFRDQEVTTGTFGRRTTADGQASSQENESQVITRADTIAVRTNTDGYLVLDQMVGIEGVLRFEDDRQRRPAFTARLLLKPADGKATIGFRIRQVPYLQIMRAKDRALASMHPGRARFASQGPPAVRDVRLSATSLDAYDPLTITAELSGQWINPFDPEDVTLDAIITLPDGRRLTVPGYLNQPHRAETVDGRQVITPAGEPRWEVRFTPSQPGLYEIRLVLDDGAGRASSEMHHVEVRPADSSGFIRVAKGNPSYFEFDDSSLYFPIGMNIGWSGEAGTRDYEMYLSRMAEHQANFVRIWLGPTFNRMGLERGIDPELPGANGLGWIDLAAAWKIDEVFDIARRHDIRLMVAIESFSAMRDSGEPRHWHESPYNVALGGPLRRTGEMLSDHTARVLFRHRLRYIVARYGHHTTLLNWELWNEVNGIDGYDSEASASWHAEMADEIKHLDAYDHPISTSFWINHGDEAVDRLPQLDFTQTHVYGATDIPRYFIPIARRKLAKYDKPHLFGEYGVNVSAAGSTGVDMEGIHLHNGHWAALLSGSAGGPMVWWWDNYVHPNDLYHHFTPLARFVRGMPLHRIGFRAIEEVSLSSTLPTDPDAPRRPLIIHPEARSWNACDVNQPRTFTIAEDGRISDFDVLPAALQSDQGGNAHLHNPSTFRLSLPQPAQFIVHVEGISGWSGSRLQVSLNGELRIDEDFPDDNGASRQLIHTYDGPYTIDLPAGDHEIIVANKGEDWMNVSYEITDYLPAGQPNVDVWAARFDEPAKDGLVAVVWLRDSKLTWRKQQNDSPELDRWDHLRLTIPDLASGDYTIEWWDTMKGTVTGSTAVTVSGRNLSLDVPEFHQSLAAKIRLKNYARQEN, via the coding sequence ATGCACGCCCCAAGCAAGGTCCGAGTATTAATGGCTCGCATCCGACAACGTGATTCACTCATCAAGGCGACGCGTGCCACCAGCCACGCGCTCCCGGCGCTCGCCATCATGGTGATCACCTTGAGATACCTTGCCATGACTCCCAACGTCCTGCTCGCTCAGCAGAGCCCCCAGGCCTCCTTGATCGAGATCGATCCGGAGCCGTTGCCGGCTATTATCTCTCTTCGTGACGCTCAGTCCGGCCGTCATGTCTCGCTCTCTCTCCTCGACCTGGCTGGTGAGCCCGATGAGGCAACATGGTTCTCGTCCCGAGCCAGCGGCAACCTCAGCACACCGGATGCCGAACCGCTCGCCTGGTCATGGGAACAAAACGCCAGTGGAAACGCGCTCGAAGCTGAGCTAGGGCTCGAAGTCGCGCAAGGCGGCATCACCGAGCCGTTGATCCTCGAACTGGTCATTCCCGAGCTACCAGGCGTCGAACACGACTGGCTGCTGTTCCGGGACCAGGAGGTCACAACCGGAACCTTCGGCCGCCGAACGACCGCCGACGGTCAGGCGAGCTCGCAGGAGAACGAGAGCCAGGTGATCACCCGCGCTGACACCATCGCCGTGCGCACCAACACCGACGGCTACCTGGTGCTCGATCAGATGGTTGGTATCGAGGGCGTTCTGAGGTTCGAGGACGACCGTCAGCGACGCCCTGCATTTACTGCCCGGCTGCTGCTCAAACCCGCTGATGGCAAGGCCACGATTGGCTTTCGGATTAGACAAGTGCCCTATCTCCAGATCATGCGGGCTAAGGATCGCGCGCTCGCCAGCATGCACCCGGGAAGGGCACGCTTCGCCAGCCAGGGCCCGCCCGCAGTCCGCGACGTCCGCCTGTCGGCCACTAGCCTGGACGCCTACGACCCGCTGACCATCACCGCCGAACTCTCCGGTCAGTGGATCAACCCCTTCGACCCCGAGGACGTCACGCTCGACGCGATCATCACCCTACCGGACGGCCGACGCCTGACGGTGCCCGGCTATCTCAATCAGCCGCACCGCGCCGAGACGGTAGACGGTCGCCAGGTCATCACCCCGGCGGGCGAGCCTCGCTGGGAAGTTCGTTTCACGCCCAGCCAGCCTGGCCTATACGAGATCCGCTTGGTGCTCGACGACGGCGCCGGCAGAGCTTCCTCCGAGATGCACCACGTCGAGGTCAGACCGGCCGATAGCAGTGGCTTCATCCGTGTCGCCAAGGGCAACCCCAGCTACTTCGAGTTCGACGACAGCTCGCTCTATTTCCCGATCGGCATGAACATTGGCTGGTCGGGCGAAGCGGGCACGCGCGACTACGAGATGTACCTTAGCCGGATGGCCGAGCACCAGGCCAACTTCGTACGCATCTGGCTCGGCCCGACCTTCAACCGCATGGGACTCGAACGCGGCATCGATCCCGAACTCCCTGGGGCCAACGGCCTGGGCTGGATTGATCTGGCAGCTGCCTGGAAGATCGACGAGGTCTTCGACATCGCTCGCCGTCACGATATCCGGCTGATGGTCGCGATCGAGTCCTTCAGCGCGATGCGCGACTCGGGCGAGCCGCGCCACTGGCACGAATCGCCCTACAACGTCGCGCTCGGCGGGCCGCTGAGACGCACCGGCGAGATGCTCTCGGACCACACTGCACGCGTGCTCTTCCGACATAGGCTGCGCTATATCGTGGCCCGCTACGGACACCACACGACACTCCTCAACTGGGAACTCTGGAACGAGGTCAACGGCATCGACGGCTACGACTCCGAGGCTTCTGCGTCCTGGCACGCCGAGATGGCTGACGAAATCAAACACCTCGACGCCTACGACCACCCGATCTCCACCAGTTTCTGGATCAACCATGGCGACGAGGCGGTCGATCGTCTGCCGCAACTCGATTTCACCCAGACCCACGTCTACGGCGCCACCGATATCCCGCGATACTTCATCCCAATCGCCCGACGCAAGCTGGCCAAATACGACAAGCCCCATCTCTTCGGCGAGTACGGCGTGAACGTCTCAGCTGCTGGCTCGACCGGCGTCGACATGGAAGGGATCCACCTCCACAACGGCCACTGGGCGGCGCTCCTCTCTGGATCGGCAGGTGGGCCCATGGTCTGGTGGTGGGACAACTACGTCCACCCCAACGACCTTTATCACCACTTCACACCACTCGCTCGATTTGTTAGAGGTATGCCGTTGCATCGCATAGGCTTCCGGGCGATAGAAGAAGTTTCGCTCAGCAGCACCCTCCCGACTGATCCCGACGCGCCTCGACGCCCGCTGATCATCCACCCCGAGGCGCGCAGCTGGAATGCCTGTGACGTCAATCAGCCGCGCACGTTCACCATCGCCGAAGATGGACGCATCTCCGATTTCGATGTCCTACCAGCAGCCCTTCAGAGCGATCAGGGGGGCAACGCTCACCTTCACAACCCCTCAACCTTCCGACTCTCCCTGCCGCAGCCCGCACAGTTCATCGTCCACGTCGAAGGTATCTCCGGATGGTCCGGCTCCCGGCTCCAGGTCAGCTTGAACGGCGAGCTGCGAATCGATGAAGACTTTCCGGACGACAACGGCGCTTCGCGGCAGCTGATTCACACCTACGACGGGCCCTACACAATCGATCTGCCCGCAGGGGACCACGAGATCATCGTGGCCAACAAGGGCGAGGACTGGATGAACGTCTCCTACGAGATCACCGACTACCTGCCCGCGGGCCAGCCCAATGTTGACGTCTGGGCCGCCCGCTTCGACGAGCCGGCTAAAGATGGACTAGTCGCCGTGGTCTGGCTCCGTGACAGCAAACTGACTTGGAGGAAGCAGCAGAATGATTCCCCGGAACTCGACCGCTGGGATCACCTGAGACTGACGATCCCCGACCTGGCTAGCGGGGATTACACGATCGAGTGGTGGGATACGATGAAGGGTACGGTGACGGGTTCCACCGCTGTGACGGTGTCCGGCCGGAATCTGTCGTTGGATGTCCCAGAGTTTCACCAAAGTCTCGCGGCGAAGATTCGGCTAAAGAACTACGCCAGACAGGAGAACTAA
- a CDS encoding tetratricopeptide repeat-containing glycosyltransferase family protein, which translates to MNDPLLAKILEAEQQLAFGNLDAASEAAELALVNALPHAGLALNVLGHIAAHRRENQLALTLWETATRAAPAIPQPWVSLGGAHFELQQFDRAISCFREALRRDESLTAVRMQLGIALQHAGQHQQAIDELRAILTHDPSNPEGPVALATSLHELGRTKQAIEALEQSAAQHPNHLKTLSNLGVLHEKLDQFEHAITWYDKALALNPEDAQTLFNRGSSRIQLLQINKARADWQRALQLDPEHATIANNLAILELLDGNLTEGFELFEARWKVRHQKFPIPYPEWDGSPLGSKHLLLFVEQGLGDALQFCRYIPILKHQHPNATFTIATLPTLHDLLRSLAGLSSVVDIHPPYPRADFSLSLLSIPRVLKTTLDTIPADTPYLHAPTSLARTWKQKLDDLTPSDKPRVGLFWQGTQVEPRRTIRLEQLQPLFDQSDRLTFISLQKGQGEEELEKGGYPVTPIGHQLLTYADTAAVLEHLDLVITIDTSLAHAAGALARPTWTLLPFRPDWRWLLHRNDCPWYPTMRLYRQSTRNDWSEPLAQIANDLRTW; encoded by the coding sequence ATGAACGACCCCCTCCTCGCCAAGATCTTAGAAGCCGAACAGCAACTCGCTTTTGGGAACCTTGACGCCGCCTCCGAAGCCGCCGAGTTGGCCCTCGTCAACGCCCTACCTCACGCCGGCCTCGCCCTCAACGTCCTCGGGCACATCGCCGCCCACCGTCGCGAAAACCAGCTCGCCCTCACCCTCTGGGAAACCGCCACCCGCGCCGCCCCCGCCATCCCCCAGCCCTGGGTCTCCCTGGGCGGGGCACACTTCGAGCTTCAGCAGTTCGATCGCGCCATCTCTTGCTTCCGCGAAGCCCTACGCCGCGACGAGAGCCTCACCGCCGTCCGCATGCAACTCGGCATCGCCCTCCAGCACGCCGGCCAACACCAGCAGGCTATCGACGAACTCCGCGCCATCCTCACCCACGACCCCTCCAACCCCGAAGGCCCCGTCGCTCTCGCCACTTCCCTCCACGAACTCGGTCGCACCAAACAAGCCATCGAAGCCCTCGAACAATCCGCCGCACAACACCCCAACCATCTCAAGACCCTCTCCAACCTCGGCGTCCTCCACGAAAAACTCGACCAGTTCGAACACGCCATCACCTGGTACGACAAAGCCCTCGCCCTCAACCCCGAGGACGCCCAAACACTCTTCAACCGCGGCAGTTCTCGCATTCAACTCCTCCAAATCAACAAAGCCCGCGCAGACTGGCAACGCGCCCTCCAACTCGACCCCGAACACGCCACCATCGCCAACAACCTCGCCATCCTCGAACTCCTCGACGGCAACCTCACCGAAGGCTTCGAACTCTTCGAAGCGCGATGGAAAGTCCGACATCAGAAGTTCCCCATCCCCTACCCCGAATGGGACGGCTCACCCCTAGGCAGCAAACACCTCCTGCTCTTCGTCGAACAAGGCTTAGGCGACGCCCTCCAGTTCTGCCGCTACATCCCCATCCTCAAACATCAGCACCCCAACGCCACCTTCACCATCGCCACCCTCCCCACCCTTCACGACCTCCTCCGCTCACTAGCAGGACTCTCTTCCGTCGTCGATATCCACCCTCCCTACCCCCGCGCTGACTTCTCCCTCTCGCTCCTCTCGATCCCCCGCGTCCTCAAGACCACCCTCGACACCATCCCCGCCGACACCCCCTACCTCCACGCACCAACCAGCCTCGCTCGCACCTGGAAACAGAAGCTCGACGACCTCACCCCATCCGATAAACCCCGCGTCGGCCTCTTCTGGCAGGGCACCCAGGTCGAACCCCGCCGCACCATCAGACTCGAACAACTCCAACCGCTCTTCGACCAGTCAGACCGACTTACCTTCATCTCACTCCAGAAAGGCCAGGGCGAAGAAGAACTTGAAAAGGGGGGCTATCCCGTCACGCCTATCGGCCACCAGCTCCTCACCTACGCCGACACCGCCGCCGTCCTCGAACACCTCGACCTCGTCATCACCATCGACACATCCCTCGCCCACGCCGCTGGCGCACTCGCCCGACCCACCTGGACCCTACTCCCCTTCCGCCCCGACTGGCGCTGGCTCCTCCACCGCAACGACTGCCCCTGGTACCCCACCATGCGCCTCTACCGCCAATCCACCCGCAACGACTGGTCTGAGCCCCTCGCTCAAATCGCCAACGACCTCCGCACCTGGTGA
- a CDS encoding M14 family zinc carboxypeptidase, which translates to MKLSPRRFGLMWTAAVMLALAEPTHGVITLSGNFDTGSLDESGSSINGNFITLAGRDNFYPGDWKWLYFSAAGVGGAQPTFTIDDDFSSGSSRLANHEMVYSYDQQDWRFFDNNIWQSGSGTYSFWNDEAFDESTVYVAYGLPYEVGRVEAHTASLMGSPWVSPTLSGDANFVLGQSPGGIDDIGRQISPSDLYGYKITDGGVAGVKEKVVLASGVHPNEGPAGHVLEGIVNFLVSDDPRATALREAAEFYVYPLVNPDGRYAGLNRSGVEHPDRDMNRFWNEFLYDDMTDLKIVGEAMKADTGADVDYFVDFHSWTDTEEHFGFVDIDAGLHLDPFWQDITAREPIIATYDASVTNWTGMRFGRDRLNAEFYSTFETQFIPGWDIERFHTFGMNVGLAFAAALAPILDERFEFDDSNGTMLTGASNSLGSTLFSSDVTGVTVEDGVLRVRKPGDNFASSYLDIPNQSEGTLYLSLVIEGWNLTDYDASEHEEVRLGFLDSDGGTGSTITAQAQLERVASGQFVLSGQALGSGTLLDGQRSYSAILDGLLMIVIELDLDADLYQVYTRLGAGAFEPLGSVPATIDPSRDANAIRLVINNSFAGLGEFLDIALISLSSDNPTLGIVGDLDRDGHLDAQDLALLEAAIAVGEANLDLTGDDVVDAEDGVFWISDLFGTLRGDVNLDRTVDLIDLSILASSFGTPGVHGEGDLDFSGVVDLIDLSLLASDFGLSAPVPEPTGLVWCVVVLLSGRCRNLGC; encoded by the coding sequence ATGAAGTTGAGCCCACGACGGTTTGGTTTGATGTGGACGGCTGCGGTGATGCTGGCCCTGGCGGAGCCGACGCATGGGGTTATCACGCTGAGTGGCAACTTCGACACCGGCTCTCTTGATGAGAGTGGCTCGTCGATCAACGGTAACTTTATTACGCTGGCGGGGCGGGACAACTTTTATCCCGGCGACTGGAAATGGCTCTACTTTTCTGCAGCGGGTGTTGGTGGTGCGCAGCCGACGTTTACGATTGATGATGATTTCTCGTCGGGGTCTTCACGGCTGGCCAATCACGAGATGGTCTACAGTTACGATCAGCAGGATTGGCGATTCTTTGATAACAACATCTGGCAGTCGGGTTCGGGGACGTACAGCTTCTGGAATGATGAGGCGTTTGATGAGAGCACGGTGTACGTCGCCTACGGGCTTCCTTATGAAGTGGGTCGTGTCGAGGCGCACACGGCCTCGCTGATGGGAAGTCCCTGGGTGAGTCCGACGTTGTCAGGGGATGCGAACTTTGTGCTGGGCCAGAGCCCTGGGGGGATCGATGACATCGGCCGGCAGATCAGTCCGAGTGATCTCTATGGTTACAAGATCACCGATGGAGGTGTGGCGGGTGTCAAGGAGAAGGTGGTGCTGGCGTCAGGCGTGCATCCGAATGAGGGTCCGGCTGGTCATGTGCTTGAGGGGATTGTGAACTTTCTGGTGAGTGATGATCCCCGTGCGACGGCGCTGCGTGAGGCAGCGGAGTTCTATGTTTATCCGTTGGTCAATCCTGATGGTCGTTACGCGGGTTTGAATCGTTCGGGTGTGGAGCATCCTGATCGTGATATGAATCGGTTCTGGAACGAGTTTCTTTACGACGATATGACCGACCTCAAGATTGTCGGTGAGGCGATGAAGGCCGACACGGGCGCTGATGTGGATTATTTCGTTGATTTTCACTCGTGGACGGATACCGAGGAGCACTTTGGTTTTGTAGATATTGACGCGGGGCTTCATCTCGATCCGTTCTGGCAGGACATTACGGCGCGAGAGCCGATCATTGCGACGTATGACGCTTCGGTGACCAACTGGACCGGGATGCGTTTCGGGCGTGATCGTCTGAATGCGGAGTTCTACAGCACGTTTGAGACTCAGTTTATTCCGGGTTGGGATATTGAGCGGTTCCATACTTTCGGCATGAACGTCGGGCTGGCTTTTGCGGCTGCGCTGGCACCGATTCTTGATGAGCGTTTTGAGTTTGATGACAGCAACGGGACGATGCTGACGGGTGCCAGCAACAGTCTGGGCTCGACACTGTTCAGCTCGGATGTAACGGGCGTGACGGTTGAGGATGGCGTGCTGCGGGTTCGAAAGCCCGGTGACAACTTTGCATCGAGTTACCTGGATATCCCCAACCAGTCCGAGGGCACGCTCTATCTCTCGCTTGTGATTGAAGGCTGGAACCTGACGGATTATGACGCGAGTGAGCACGAGGAAGTGAGGCTGGGATTCCTGGATTCTGACGGTGGGACGGGCTCAACGATCACGGCACAGGCGCAGCTCGAACGTGTTGCGTCGGGGCAGTTTGTTCTATCGGGGCAGGCACTCGGCTCCGGTACGTTGTTAGATGGGCAGCGTTCGTACTCAGCGATCCTTGATGGGCTGCTGATGATTGTCATTGAGCTTGATCTCGATGCGGACTTGTATCAGGTGTATACCCGTCTCGGAGCCGGTGCCTTCGAGCCGCTGGGGAGTGTGCCGGCCACGATTGATCCGAGCCGAGATGCCAACGCGATCCGGCTGGTGATCAACAACAGCTTTGCCGGGCTCGGGGAGTTTCTGGATATTGCTCTGATCTCGTTGTCTTCGGATAATCCGACGCTAGGGATTGTCGGCGACCTGGACCGCGATGGTCACCTGGATGCTCAGGATCTGGCGTTGCTTGAGGCGGCCATCGCTGTGGGGGAGGCGAATCTTGACTTGACTGGCGACGACGTTGTGGACGCAGAGGATGGTGTGTTCTGGATCAGCGATCTCTTTGGCACTTTGCGCGGGGATGTGAATCTTGACCGGACGGTGGACCTGATCGATCTATCGATTCTGGCCTCGTCGTTCGGGACGCCGGGCGTTCATGGTGAGGGTGACCTCGATTTTTCGGGTGTTGTTGATCTGATTGATTTGTCTTTGCTGGCGAGTGACTTCGGGCTGAGTGCGCCTGTGCCTGAGCCAACTGGGCTGGTTTGGTGCGTTGTTGTTCTGCTTTCTGGGCGGTGTCGGAACCTTGGTTGCTGA